The sequence below is a genomic window from Mesoplodon densirostris isolate mMesDen1 chromosome 12, mMesDen1 primary haplotype, whole genome shotgun sequence.
AAGCTTGATCTTAACATATTGAATAAAGAGAGCAGCTAATCCCTTTTGTAAAGTAATTTGAGAGGAGGGAATTCAAAATGTAAAGTCTCACCTGCAGAAAACACTCAATTCTGTAAAGCCCTTTCTATCTTTAGACACTTACAAAGACTTAATATTTTAATGCGGAAGGGTGAACTTGGTTTAAAAGCGAATGGGTGAAATTAGAGAGAAATAATCCAGTGCTTTCTTTCTGGGAATTATCATCCTGCTCTCCAGGGGACCTAATTTTATTCCCTGTGGGGAGTGAGAATACCCCTCTGTACAGCAAGCCAGAATCTCTAAATATAAGCTTGACTTTTAGTATAATAAGGGTCTTGTTAGGTGCAATTTTGCTCTTAGTCATTAATACAATGAACAAATGTTGTGGTTACCTGGGAAAGAAAATTCAAGTGCTTTTAAACCTCTTGTGAGATTTGGTTTCATGCTTGAAAACTATACAATGTTATGCCCAATAGCATCTGTAGAAGATTCCAAGCTATAAGGTATACTACATAGAGAAGTTAATACACATTGGAAAAAATTGAAACCACTGCAAAATGGGTTTAAGGTCCTGAATAAAAAGCTTTTCTTTTGCTGAATGACACTTACTAGTGGCATTAAGTTTAACAAATGATTGGAATTTTCTTAGGGGTGAATTTTACATGATGATGATGTCCCTGTAAGAAGCCAGTCTTTCCTTCTGGTGacactttttcttttcagctttaaAACAGTTTGTCATTCTACAAGTGCAAAGACTGAATAAAGGACAAAATGTAATCTGAGAGTATATAGTATTAAATAGCATTTTCAGTATGGTATGGCATTAATTGTGTTAGGTCATTTCTGTCCCTACCAACTTTGTGAtattatgtgcattttaaaatctatGCTTGATTATAAAATTGTAGTGGTATACAGCTTCTGCTAATAGCCCTCAGTCGTAAaccattttaaattgtatttggtAGTATATTTTCTCTTTAGGATCAGTAAATGATCATAAAAATCTTTCTTATTACTTTAAGTTTAGAATTTGACCAAAGTAGTCtttgcattctttattttaaagaatagtcTTCCATTCCGATGTAACCTCAAGGTACTGGGCATTATGTTTTCAGTTCCTAAACTTGCCCTCAGCCTGTAAGCTCTGGACAGATGGACCTTATGTGTAGGACTCCTAATTTCCTATTGGTGGTAAGAGTGCATTGCACTCTTTCCCTGCTGTTTTCTCGCATTTTTAAGAAGACTATTAAGAATAattctgtattcttttctttcactATGAAACATCTAATTTAGtcataataacaaaatattttgtatttcatttcaaAGTAGTTAAGGTCTGTTTCCCCTATGAGCATTGTATACTAAACTGTATAGCAATCAGAGCTAGCTTCATCTCACTCCTGACATTTTTACAGCTTACTGAAATAGAAAAACTGACCTATATTTATGTAACTGACCTCAGGCAGAATGACATCCAAAAGCATATGTACAAACGTGCATTTTAAAAGTTGTattctactagagaatggacttgaggatatggggagggggaagggtaagctgtgacaaagcgagagagaggcatggacatatatacactaccaaacgtaaaatagatagctagtgggaagcagccgcatagcacagggagatcagctcggtgctttgtgactgcctggaggggtgggatagggagggtgggagggagacgcaagaggcaggggatatgggaacatatgtatatgtataactgactcactttgttataaagcagaaactaacacaccattgttaagcaattatactccaataaagatgtaaaaaaaaaaataaataaaaattgtattctaGTATAAATAACATACTTTTTAACAGCCATgtaaaaaatgtacttttttacatttaaagGTAAAATGTCATCTTAATAACTTTATGATTTTCTTATATTAACATAACTAGGCTTGCCATGTTATCAATTTGACAAACAggtcctcccccaaccccccactttTTTGAAGTCCCTGTAACATGCTTCAACTTAGGagtgattttctgtttgtttcagaCAAATCTGCCTATTTTCAAGCTGAAGGAATCTACCGTTAGAAGAAGATACAGTGACTTTGAATGGCTGCGAAGTGAATTAGAAAGAGAGAGCAAGGTAAGAATTATTTGTAATGTGACTGTAAAACAAAACATTCCAAATTTTAATGTTTAAGACTTCTCAGGAGAATTATCTTGAATAAAGTGAGTAAaagcaaacatttctttttttttttttttcaaatagttcaatttcattttacTTCATAGGAGATGGGGGAAGTGTGCAGTTTTTCCTTAGAACTCTTCCTTCTCATGTCTACTTCAGTGGCCCGGTTGAGGCCTTTGTTGACTCACACTGAGATAACTCTTCTTAGAACTTTCttgctattgcttccttcctTTCCGTGATCTTCCTGTcccaccttcctctcctccccttgcTAAGTTTCTCTTATTCAGTACATCTCCTATATCAgtgtatttccaattttttttttttactgactccatactttttttttatcatcacaCATTTACATATAACTGAAGTTTCATAAACCAGTACTTACCTTACTCTGTGTGACAGGTACTGATATTCCTCAGATTAgctttttaaatgatggccatgaTCTACTGTTGGGTTGCTACCTGCAGTTTTAGAACACTGTCATATATCCTGGTAATAATTGTCTTCTCTTAGAAGAAATTTGGTGGCTTTGGCTGCAAAATAGAGAGAACAAGGTCTCATTCTAATATCTCTTATTTCAGCCCTATATCAGAATGACATATATGGCATGGAGTCATGAAAAGTACactcagaataaagaaaagttaTCCTGTGACTAGAGTGTAGTAGGATAAGAAGTGGGTATGGTAGGAGCCCTGAAGTAGGTTAAGGCTAACTTGTTCTCGCTTCTGAAGCGTACTGAggtagaaaaggaaggaaaacgtCCTTAACCAGAAAAATGTGGCTGGATACAAGAGCAACATATACAAATCATAGCATTCCatcaaaaatggaaaaacagtTTTACTCAAAAGAATATCATTGAAAGATCAAAAGAAGAccttaataaatagaaatattacATTCCTGGTTTGGAATATTCACTTTTGAAGATTCATTTACTCTATAAACATTTGAGAGCTCATTCTGTGTGTTCTGTCAGTTGCAGATAGAACTGAACAAATGAAGGGTCTCTACTTTTATGGCACTTTATTGGGTAAGTTGGGGTAGTGGTGAAGGGAGACCAGAAAAAGATGGTAAGATATATAATATGTCAGATGGTAATatgctctaaaaaacaaaattaaactaagGGAAATAGGGAGTGCCAGGAGAGCTACTGTCATATAGGATAGTCAAGGGAAGGCCTCTCTTAGAGGTGGCATTTTAGCAGTAGATCTGACAGAAATAAGGCAGTATCTCCtaacttatttataaatttgtaaaattctAATACAAATCTTAATGGAGTTCTTTATAAACCTGCAGATTTATATAGAGCTTTAGAATCAGAGAAAGCTCAAGAATGGCCAAAAGTTATTTTTACCAATAATTTAGCACCTGCAGACATCAGAGCGTATGTTAagactacagtaattaaaacaatgtaGTATTGCTTTAGGTATGGACAAATAGATTAGCAGAATGTCAGAGAATTTAGAAGCTGACCACGTGTTTACTGGAAATTTAGTTCATAACAAAAATAACATTGTCAGTTTGTGCAGAAAGGAATTTATATTCAGTAAATGGGGTTGAAACATTCGGCTATTTgggaataaagatttttttttaataatttttttaaacaaactctttttatttatttgtttgtttgtttatttatggctgtgttggctcttcgtttctgtgcaagggctttctctagttgtggcaagtgggggccactcctcatcgcggtacgcgggcctctcgttatcgcggcctttcttgttgcggagcacaggctccagacgcgcaggctcagtaattgtggctcacggggctagttgctccgcggcatgtgggatcttcccagaccagggcttgaacccgtgtcccctgcattggcaggcagattctcaaccactgcgccaccagggaagcccgggaataaAGATTTATAACTCACTGTATATAAATTACAGATGGTTTGAAGATCTAAATGTACAAAACAAGTAAGGAAAGTTTTGGGTAACAAAGAAATTTTTTATGACCATAGGGAGAAGTGTCTTTTTTTACCCcacctttattgagatagaattgacaAATAACATTAAGTTATATAacacaatgatttgatatatgtatatattgtgaaatgattaccataataaaaTTAGTTAATACATCTGTCACTTCACataggggtttttgttttgttttgttgttagtgGTAGTAACATTCAATATCTGTTTCTCGTAGCAACTTTTAAGGGTACAATACAATCctgttaactatagttaccatgctatacattagattcCAGAACCTACTCGTCTTTTAACTGAAAGGTTGTACCATTTGACCAatgtctccccatttcccccacccctcaaCCCATCtactactctctgtttctgtgagttcagctcttttagattccacatataagtgagaccatacagtatttgtctttttctgtctgattatGGGAAGAAGTGTCTTGATAGGCTTTTGGCTTTGCTTAACATAGCACCTGGCACACTGGAGTGTTTAATACGCATTTCATGAATGTATACATCACTTTTTTTTATGACAGCTTTATTGAAAGaattcacatgccatacaattcaccaatttaaagtgtacaattcagtggttcttactatattcacaaagttgtgcaaccattactatagtcagttttagaacattgtAATCACTCCGTAAGAGAAACCCCATACCCGTTAGTAATCACTACCAATTTCTCCTCACCCAGCCCTAaacaaccactaatctttctctatggatttgcctgttctgggcatttcatataaatagaagcaTAAAATATGTAGTcgtttgtgtctggtttctttaactggcttctttcactgagcatgttTTCTAGGTTCATCCTATTGTATTGTTAATcactacttcatttctttttatttcccccaaatattcttttgtatggataaaccacattttatttatccatttatcattgGCAGACATTTGGGTCATTCCTGCTTTTTGACTATtgagaataatgctgctgtgggacttccctggtggtccagtggttaagactatgctcccaatgcagggggcctggattcaatccctggtcagggaactaggtcccgcatgccgcaactaagacccacgcagtcaaataaataaataaatattaaaaaaataataataatgctgctgtgaacattcatgtacaggtttttgtatggacataatgTGTTTGtatctcttgggtatatacctaagaatGGATTTACAGCCATATGATAACtctgtttaatcttttgaggaactccCAGACTATTTTTTCCAGAACAGCtataccatttttacatttccaccaacaatgtataaaggttccacatttttccacatcctcaccaacatttaatATTATCTGATTTCTTTATTATAGCTTTCTTAGcatgtgtgaggtggtatctcgtggttttcattttcctgatggctaataatgttgatcatcttttcatgtacttatcaGCCATTTacatatcttctgtggagaaattttttttcagatcctttgcccatttaattgagtttcttttattattagttatatatagaatatactaaaaaaacaaaaaacctcttacaagtcccttatcagatttaCAGTTTGCAaaaatcttctcccattctgtggattgttttCACTTGACGTTGTCCTTTGACGCACAGTACTTCACTTTTAACATTAGACCAGATAATTATTTTGGGCATTTAAGCTGTGTGAAAGTTGTACTTACATTAGTATTGCTAAGAACAATTAatcaaattgttttatttatatattagtaCTTTTAATTAAGATCTGTTGTACTAGACTAGAAAGTAGATGACATTTATTGTATTTACTGGTCATTATGGTTCAATCTTTTAGCTTTTTTTATTTCAGTGTGCTTTCACTATATTATGCTGACCAGATATCCTTCTGTCCACTTCTtgccccacatacacacacatatcatcAGACTCATTACTTTTAAATTGGTGTAAGAATTCTAAGTAGATCTTTTCAGGCtgcttaaggaaaaaataatttgatgttGAAGATCTTTGGGATCTTAGCTGGACAAACCACTCATAATTTTTGTAGGTGATTAATCCTGTTGCCTACAACCTTACCATCCATTTCAATGAGTATTTTGAGTATTAGTAAGAACGTATCTCTGTGGATGATAATACATAGTAATCTTTAATCTTAAATTTCATGCTAAATTCTACCCTGAATTAATGGTGGTCATTTCTTTAACACACtggttctctattcttttttttttataatagctttatAAATACAGATGTTTTTCCCTGCCCATCATATAAACTATTCTTCTGGAGCTCAGCTAGTGGTCATgatccctgttttttttgttttgttttgttttttgcgatatgcgggcctctcactgttgtggcctctcccgttgcggagcacaggctccagacacgcaggctcagtggccatgactcacgggcccagccgctccgcggcatgtgggatcttcccagaccggggcatgaacccatgtcccctgcatcggcaggcggactctcaaccactgcaccaccagggaagcccgatccctgttttgttttgtttttttgcggtacacgggcctctcactgttgtggcctctcctgttgtgaagcacaggctccggacgcgcaggctcagcggccatggctcacgggcccagccgctccgcggcatgtgggatcttcccggatcggggctcgaacccgtgtcccctgcaacggcaggcagactctcaaccactgcgccaccggggaagcccccgaTCCCTGTTTTTTAATTGTAAGTTCCCTGCAGGTTTTAACTCTTCAACTTGACAAATGCTAATATAGGAGAGAGATTTAAGAATGTTAAAGCAAACTTATGAAGACAAATCTTTAGATGTCTTAATCATTGGGTATCTGGGGAGAGTAGATCTAGGAAGGAATTACAAAGTTTATGTTGGGCATtggttttgtgtatttttgctctttgttttttgcTGATCTGTAAGAAGTTGTATGATCTTTCCCTTTTTTACCTTGTTGAATTATCGTTTTAGGATAGAAACTCTGCATCAAGGGTTTTAGGTTTTACCTCTTagaatatgtataattttattactGGTGTTTACTATTTATATTTCTCCTTGTTTGACTTGTTTGCCCAcaccttttctctgttttaacaTAAGATAAGGATTCACCTAAGTGGTTAGTCATTTAACAGACATTTGAGCTTCTGTTGTATGCCCAGCTTTTCTTAAAATAACCATAAAAAGCCTGAGACAAGGGTCCTTGATTTGAAAGCATTAATAGGGTAGATTGGTGGTTCTCCACCAGGGGCAGTTTTGTTCCCCAGGAGACATTTGACAGTGTCTGGAGACCACTGTTATTGTCACAACTGTGGGGTGCCTACTGGCGccgtctagtgggtagaggcctgGGATGCTGTTGAATAGGTATTCTATGGTGTACAAGAAACCCCTCCCCCCTGTACATTATCTAgttcaaaatgttaatagtgccaTGGTTGAGAAATCCTGAGATAGAGAACCCAACTAACCTGTGAAATAAATAGCTAGGTGCTATTtaattcaaacaaatatttgagcTCCAGATAATTCCCAGAAGAGGGAGATCAGTCATAAATTGTCCCTAGAGGAAAGTTAGGCTTTGACAGGGAAAATTTGGGATGTTCCTCTAGtgtgggaaggaagaaatgacaGGTCTTTGGGGAAAGATAGGATAATGGGTTTGGGAGAAAGTTAACGTGCTTCTTAGCCTAGGAAATGGAAGAGTGGCAACAAGTAGAGTTGATTATTTTGTCATCACCTCAAACACAGGTAGGAAAGATTATATGCAGATGGTAGGAGGTGGAAGAAATTTACCACAGAATTCTTAGCTGCCCATGCCAGAAAGAACAATGTTAgtattttacttcttcatttaatTGAGAGTTGAGTTTGATCTCTTCAGTTACCATTGTAATAAAGCATTGTCTTCCCCAAGTGACATCTAAACTGTCTGAGGGGCATGGTAGCCTTTATTTCAGTATTGATTATTCACTTTGTATACTTGTGATTTGATAAgtccaggaaaaatgaaaattaagctGTGGGCCCTGCCATTGAGGAGCTTTGGTCTGATGGACTATTCTGGCATTTTGGTTATCTTGCCTCCAAAACACTGAATCatttttcagtgtatttttaTTGATTCCCTTTTACTGTATATTTAAACTAGTTTAACAATGGGATGGTTCTCATAGTGAAGATATACTTTGTCTTCGTGTTATGCTCTATAAATTTTCCCAACTCAGCCAGCATGTTCAAGAACTTTCTTTCCTTATCTTGTTTTAGGTTGTAGTTCCCCCACTCCCTGGGAAAGCATTTTTGCGTCAGCTTCCTTTTAGAGGAGATGATGGAATATTTGATGACAATTTTATTGAAGAAAGGAAGCAAGGGCTGGAGCAGTTTATAAACAAGTAAGTGCTTTCTGTTCTCAGGGTCTGAGAGTGAATAGTGTTCTGAGATGTCTTTAGGTGACTGCTGTTTATTAATTTAGATATCAGACTAAActggtgctttttctttttggtcattTCCTAACTTTTTGTATCAtttaaacaaagtgaaaatataTAACAAGTTGAATACCGTGATAAATATTAACACACTTGAGTGAGTAATACGAGTATCTTTGTGTTGACCtaagttttatatttgtttttcttggttaATTTAtgcaaattacatttaaaattacagcatttaaaaaatagttttacttATGATTCTTTCTGATTTAAGGTATGTTCTAGCATGAACAGTAAAACTTCAATACACTTGCAATCATTTTGTTTGATTGCAGATGGAAATATCATCAGCATGTCTTGTGTAAAGgtgcacatttaaaatttttgtggcaaaatatattcttttgaaaATGTAAGGAGACTGTATCATTTATCTTTTACTTTAGAAACTTAATAAACTCAAACtctagcttttaattttattcctatttgaaatatagcctcttttttttttttttttttggaagagttatgCCTGGGAAGGGCTCACTATAATTGTGCATTTGCCCTTAAGTTTGACCAAATAAAGTCAACTCCTAGAGAATACGGTTGTGTGAGCTTATTTATTAgcaatactttaatttttatctaGTAATTTGAAGATCTGTGAGTGGTAAACAGAGGGAAAGTTATACAAAGCCCTTAACTTCTAGTTATCTGAGAGCACACAACCTTCATTGTCTTCTTATGAACATACTTTCCTTTTGGAGAAGGCAGTGCTAGCTTGCatgtttttaaattctgaaataaagTCTGGTTGCCCAGTCTGATCTTGTGTTTAGTCTGATGGAAACGTTTAAAagcaagcaaaaaacaaaaacaaaaaaacctgaacattTGTGCCTATTTCTTAGTATTTTGGGGCTTTTATTGAACTTCAGTGTATTTCTAACTATAATCCtatatcttttccttctttaaaatggATTCTTAGAATCAATGACATTGTTTCACTTTTAACATTAAAGTTCATTTAGGTTTCTTACGAATATACCAACTAATATGTAAAGAAGTTAATTGGGTACATACGCCAGAGGCAGTGCAAAACTAGTGattaaatgttttctaaattacCCTTATGaactgaaggaaagaaaatatactgTTAGTTGATAGACCATAGCTTTATGGGCAGTCCAGAATAACACTTACTAAGTTGTTTGTGCTTCCTAAccttaaaatgtgtatgtttgGTCCCCCTCCACCACTTTTATAAAATACTGGACTGAATTTGTATCTTTTATTCCTAGGGTCGCTGGTCATCCTCTGGCACAGAATGAACGTTGTCTTCATATGTTTTTACAGGATGAAATTATAGATAAAAGCTATACTCCATCTAAAATAAGACATGCCTGAAATTTggcaagaagcaagaaaaactttCCATGACTATTAATGATTCATATGCACCAGTGAAGAAGTTCTAACTAACTTTAGCATGCTGCACAAAAACTGGTATCATATGCCTTCAGTATACTAATATTCATATGctcagttttgttctgttttgttttggcagTTGACAAGAAGTTAATTTGCTTTCGTGAAAAATCCCTCATTCCAGCCTTTCTATAGAAATAGCTCTTTCTTGCTGTTTCAATGTGTGGTACGCACTCTAGCTTCACAACCCTGTTACTCCAGTATAACCTGCAGTGTCCTAACTACAGTTACTCACTTGCTCTTACCTGCAGATTTTATGTCATGTTTGCTTCTTGAATCTGATTAATAGACTATTTCTCTTATCCCCTCATTAATATGTGGTGTCACTTGACCTAATTTATGTGTGGAAGCACTACACATTGGTTTCCAGTACCCGACCCGTAAGATACACACTTGTGTGCAGAAAGTATCTCCCTTCAGGCTTAGGCTTGTAATCCCCTTCACATGGAAGATCAGTGAGGGAAATCTTTATATTCTGTATAAAAACGAAATCCAATTTATATACTAAAATCATTTGTCTAAAAATTTAAgttgttttcaaagaaaaataaaaatgcatttctgaTATGCACTGATTGTGTTGtttctggcttttcttttctcccttcagaAGACTTTCCTACTTAACTCACTTGTTGAGAGGGATTATTTACTAATTATATACTTCTCATTCCTGTAACTCCATTCCTCTTTAAGCAGTGGTGATATCAAATATGCTACTACCCTTTGAATGGGGCTATTTTCTTTTACACAACAAAAAAAGTGATGTACTAGGAAAAGCATTCCTTAAAGCTTGCTGAGTTGTTATGAAGCACTTTGTGTATTTGGAAAATGCTCTATAATCTCAAGTCATTCTTTTCAAAAGGTCTTTTAAGATAAGTCAATAGCATGCCCCCTATTTTTCAGAAGAATTTTTTCCCTAGCTCATCTGAGTGACTTGTTTAAACAGACTTAGCAAGGGTGTAATAACCGTTTTCTTAGTCAGCAGGTTCATGCTTTCTCTTTAGTTTGGTTTAGGATAGTGGCACGCTTTCTTCTCTTTAACCAAGGGAGAAGGGCAGTGTTCTAGCTGACTTGTATTATTGATAAGAAACCAGCAAATGCATGACTCCTTGCTGCCTAACTTGTGTTGCGGCCAGACCTTTACAGCCAGAATGTGGTCTCCGATTTGAATCTGCACAACCTCTGGCGGTTTGGGGACCCGTTGTGACCTAAACTCCAAGGTAAGGAAAGTTTGCCCTTGCACTCCAGAAGTGTCTCATGTAGAGACAGGTCAGTCCGTTTGAGAGGAAATCAGCTTAGGCCTTGACCAAACTACGATGTCCCCCAAGCAGATGGATATCATAGGAAGAAGTCAGAGCTGCTCTGTAATATCTTTTGTTGCTTAAATATGCCACAGTTCCATAAAAGTACAACTGTGAATTGTGTTTTAGTGAGCTAGAGCAGTCAAATCAAAGGTTGTCAGTTTTTGGTATGCAGAACAGAGTAATGGTAGTTCTGCTAAACTCAATAATTCCTCTAAAGCATACATGATTTTGCCTCCTGGGGAACATCTGGCAATGTcgcaagactttttttttttttttttttttacttttgactgtgttgggtctctgttgctgcacgcagggtttctctagttgtggtgaacgggggctattcttcgttgcggtgcgcaggcttctcactgcagtggct
It includes:
- the SNX3 gene encoding sorting nexin-3; protein product: MAETVADTRRLITKPQNLNDAYGPPSNFLEIDVSNPQTVGVGRGRFTTYEIRVKTNLPIFKLKESTVRRRYSDFEWLRSELERESKVVVPPLPGKAFLRQLPFRGDDGIFDDNFIEERKQGLEQFINKVAGHPLAQNERCLHMFLQDEIIDKSYTPSKIRHA